The following are encoded in a window of Nocardioides houyundeii genomic DNA:
- a CDS encoding MerR family transcriptional regulator: MSGVDDGGSPVGVNDNEQQGKARQVEVEHATVAAEEQGLLFTDDVSPLPSDAGYRGPTACSAAGITYRQLDYWARTGLVDPTVRGASGSGSQRLYSFRDILLLKVVKRLLDAGISLQQIRTAVQHLRERGTDDLTRVTLMSDGASVYECTSNDEVIDLLQGGQGVFGIAIGGVWREIEGTLAELPSERTSAEPTDNVAGDELAARRAARKIG; this comes from the coding sequence ATGAGCGGAGTAGACGACGGAGGGTCCCCAGTGGGCGTGAACGACAACGAGCAGCAGGGCAAGGCGCGTCAGGTCGAGGTGGAGCACGCGACCGTGGCGGCCGAGGAGCAGGGCCTCCTGTTCACCGATGACGTGTCCCCGCTGCCCAGCGACGCCGGCTACCGCGGACCCACCGCGTGCAGCGCCGCCGGCATCACCTACCGCCAGCTCGACTACTGGGCTCGGACCGGCCTGGTCGACCCGACCGTGCGCGGCGCCTCCGGCTCCGGCTCGCAGCGCCTCTACTCCTTTCGCGACATCCTGCTCCTCAAGGTCGTCAAGCGCCTGCTGGACGCCGGCATCTCGCTGCAGCAGATCCGTACCGCGGTCCAGCACCTGCGTGAGCGCGGCACCGACGACCTGACCCGCGTCACCCTGATGAGCGACGGCGCCTCGGTGTACGAGTGCACCAGCAACGACGAGGTGATCGACCTGCTCCAGGGTGGTCAGGGCGTCTTCGGGATCGCCATCGGGGGAGTGTGGCGCGAGATCGAGGGCACCCTCGCCGAGCTGCCCAGCGAGCGGACGAGCGCCGAGCCCACCGACAACGTCGCCGGCGACGAGCTGGCGGCACGCCGGGCCGCACGCAAGATCGGCTGA
- a CDS encoding FHA domain-containing protein: MPFCTACGKQNPDEARFCSQCGARLGGSESTPEPSVASDSTATISITPERAESSDRALSAVDAAAVDALPTGSALLVVQRGPGAGSRFLLDTDLVSAGRHPDSEIFLDDVTVSRRHAEFRRNPEGGFTVSDVGSLNGTYVNRDRIDSVELTDGDEVQIGKYRLVYFTSHVSG; encoded by the coding sequence ATGCCGTTCTGCACGGCCTGCGGAAAGCAAAACCCGGACGAAGCTCGCTTCTGCTCACAATGCGGTGCGCGCCTGGGCGGCAGCGAGTCCACTCCCGAACCGAGTGTCGCTTCTGACTCCACCGCCACCATCAGCATCACTCCCGAGCGCGCTGAGAGCTCTGACCGGGCCCTCAGCGCGGTGGACGCGGCGGCGGTCGACGCCCTGCCGACAGGCTCGGCGCTGCTCGTGGTGCAGCGCGGACCGGGAGCGGGAAGCCGCTTCCTCCTCGACACCGACCTCGTCAGTGCCGGTCGGCACCCCGACTCCGAGATCTTCCTCGACGACGTCACGGTCTCGCGCCGGCACGCGGAGTTCCGGCGCAACCCGGAGGGCGGGTTCACGGTCAGCGACGTGGGCAGCCTCAACGGCACCTACGTCAACCGGGACCGCATCGACTCGGTCGAGCTGACCGACGGTGACGAGGTGCAGATCGGCAAGTACCGGCTGGTCTACTTCACCAGCCACGTGAGTGGCTGA
- the gcvH gene encoding glycine cleavage system protein GcvH — MYPEDLHYTAEHEWVRGPEEGGTSAVRVGITDFAQDALGDIVYVSLPEIGQSVTAGEACGELESTKSVSDIYAPVSGEVVARNDALDSTPELVNNDPYAAGWLFEVVPSDAAQVEALLDAAAYQAGLA, encoded by the coding sequence ATGTATCCCGAGGACCTGCACTACACCGCGGAGCACGAGTGGGTCCGCGGTCCCGAGGAGGGCGGCACCTCAGCGGTCCGCGTGGGGATCACCGACTTCGCTCAGGACGCCCTCGGGGACATCGTCTACGTCTCGCTCCCCGAGATCGGGCAGAGCGTCACCGCCGGCGAGGCCTGCGGCGAGCTGGAGTCGACCAAGTCGGTCAGCGACATCTACGCCCCGGTGTCCGGCGAGGTCGTTGCCCGCAACGATGCGCTGGACTCCACTCCGGAGCTGGTGAACAACGACCCCTACGCCGCCGGATGGCTGTTCGAGGTCGTGCCGAGCGACGCCGCGCAGGTCGAGGCGCTGCTGGACGCGGCCGCCTATCAGGCCGGACTCGCCTGA
- a CDS encoding bifunctional nuclease family protein yields MREVDVIGVRVEMPSNQPIVLLREVTGERYLPIWIGAVEATAIAFAQQGVVPPRPLTHDLFKDVLDATGSALSEVQITDVKDGVFYATLVFGSGAQVSARPSDSIALALRMGTRIVVAEDVLDEAGLAVPAEQEDEVEAFREFLDQVTPEDFESPEEH; encoded by the coding sequence GTGCGAGAGGTAGACGTCATAGGAGTCCGGGTGGAGATGCCCTCCAACCAACCCATCGTGCTGCTGCGCGAGGTGACGGGGGAGCGGTACCTCCCGATCTGGATCGGCGCGGTCGAGGCCACCGCCATCGCGTTCGCCCAGCAAGGCGTCGTGCCGCCCCGCCCGCTGACCCACGACCTGTTCAAGGACGTGCTCGATGCGACGGGGTCGGCGCTGAGCGAGGTGCAGATCACCGACGTCAAGGACGGCGTCTTCTACGCCACCCTGGTCTTCGGCTCCGGCGCCCAGGTGAGCGCCCGTCCGTCGGACTCGATCGCGCTCGCGCTGCGGATGGGGACCCGGATCGTGGTCGCCGAGGACGTGCTCGACGAGGCCGGGCTGGCGGTTCCGGCCGAGCAGGAGGACGAGGTGGAGGCCTTCCGCGAGTTCCTCGACCAGGTCACTCCTGAGGACTTCGAGTCGCCGGAGGAGCACTGA
- a CDS encoding MerR family transcriptional regulator — protein sequence MAERASDVVPSSAATSHSDRGRMNIGQVLDVLRPDFGGITIPKIRFLEDKGLIKPERTPAGYRKFSVADVERLRYILRMQRDHYLPLKVIGEHLEAIDRGLEPPPIEAVVPTVPTVALNSDGLPSAESFARRSDVRLSRRELIKIAEISEELLAQLEQFGLISPRPGTGHYDTDALVIAQTARELADFGFEPRHLRAFKTAADREVGLVEQVVAPLKRGRDSAAQGRVADAVSEIAALSVRLHATLVKNGLHGA from the coding sequence GTGGCTGAGCGGGCGTCGGACGTGGTCCCCTCCTCCGCCGCGACGTCCCACTCCGACCGGGGGCGGATGAACATCGGGCAGGTGCTCGACGTGCTGCGCCCCGACTTCGGCGGCATCACCATCCCCAAGATCCGCTTCCTCGAGGACAAGGGGCTGATCAAGCCCGAGCGCACCCCGGCCGGATACCGCAAGTTCTCGGTCGCCGACGTGGAACGGCTGCGCTACATCCTGCGCATGCAGCGGGACCACTACCTGCCGCTCAAGGTCATCGGCGAGCACCTGGAGGCCATCGACCGGGGCCTGGAGCCCCCGCCCATCGAGGCCGTGGTCCCGACGGTGCCCACCGTCGCCCTGAACAGCGACGGGCTGCCGTCGGCAGAGTCCTTCGCCCGTCGCTCCGACGTCCGGCTCTCGCGTCGCGAGCTGATCAAGATCGCCGAGATCAGCGAGGAGCTGCTGGCACAGCTGGAGCAGTTCGGCCTGATCAGCCCGCGCCCCGGAACCGGGCACTACGACACCGACGCCCTGGTCATCGCGCAGACGGCCCGCGAGCTGGCCGACTTCGGCTTCGAGCCCCGGCACCTGCGCGCCTTCAAGACCGCAGCCGACCGCGAGGTCGGCCTGGTCGAGCAGGTGGTGGCCCCGCTCAAGCGAGGCCGCGACTCCGCCGCCCAGGGTCGGGTCGCCGACGCCGTGAGCGAGATCGCCGCCCTCTCGGTGCGCCTGCACGCCACGCTGGTCAAGAACGGCCTGCATGGGGCCTGA